The Pseudomonas azadiae genome includes a window with the following:
- a CDS encoding ArsR/SmtB family transcription factor — MSIDLDEIIKALAHPVRRDILNWLKDPKVQFPEQLHNHEYGICAGQIDQRCGLSQSTVSAHLATLQRAGLISSQKAGQWHFFKRNEATIQAFLAALITELGADDTAAL, encoded by the coding sequence ATGTCCATCGACCTCGACGAAATAATAAAAGCCCTGGCGCACCCAGTACGACGAGACATCCTCAACTGGCTCAAAGACCCGAAAGTGCAGTTTCCCGAGCAACTGCACAACCACGAATACGGCATCTGCGCCGGGCAGATCGACCAGCGCTGCGGCTTGTCCCAGTCGACCGTGTCGGCCCACCTGGCCACCTTGCAACGGGCGGGATTGATCAGCAGCCAGAAGGCCGGCCAGTGGCACTTTTTCAAACGCAACGAGGCGACCATCCAGGCTTTCCTCGCGGCGCTCATCACTGAACTCGGCGCTGACGACACCGCGGCGCTGTAA
- a CDS encoding MFS transporter → MPLSLLILALSAFAIGTTEFVIMGLLPDVAADLGVSIPGAGWLVTGYALGVAIGAPFMALATARLPRKAALVALMGIFIVGNLLCALASDYNVLMFARVVTALCHGAFFGIGSVVAANLVPANKRASAVALMFTGLTLANVLGVPLGTALGQEAGWRSTFWAVTVIGVVALIGLIRFLPAKRDEEKLDMRAELAALKGAGIWLSLSMTALFAASMFTLFTYVAPLLGDVTGVSPKGVTWTLLLIGLGLTVGNIIGGKLADKRLAATLIGVFISMAVVSTALSWTSVALIPTEITLFLWATASFAAVPALQINVVTFGKAAPNLVSTLNIGAFNIGNALGAWVGGSVIAHGFGLARVPLAAAALAILALVVTLITFRQSGNADLAPVTN, encoded by the coding sequence ATGCCCCTCTCGCTACTCATACTGGCCCTCAGCGCCTTCGCCATCGGCACCACCGAGTTCGTCATCATGGGCTTGCTGCCCGATGTGGCAGCGGACCTGGGTGTGTCGATTCCCGGCGCCGGCTGGCTGGTGACCGGCTACGCCCTGGGCGTGGCCATCGGTGCGCCTTTCATGGCGCTGGCCACCGCCAGGCTGCCACGCAAGGCGGCCCTGGTTGCGTTGATGGGTATCTTCATTGTCGGCAACCTGCTGTGCGCCCTGGCCAGTGACTACAACGTGCTGATGTTTGCTCGTGTGGTCACCGCGCTGTGCCACGGTGCGTTCTTCGGTATTGGTTCAGTCGTAGCGGCCAACCTGGTGCCGGCCAACAAGCGTGCATCGGCCGTGGCCTTGATGTTCACCGGCCTGACCCTGGCCAACGTACTCGGCGTTCCGCTGGGCACCGCGCTGGGCCAGGAAGCCGGCTGGCGCTCGACCTTCTGGGCGGTGACGGTGATTGGTGTGGTGGCGTTGATCGGCCTGATCCGCTTCCTCCCAGCCAAGCGTGACGAAGAGAAACTCGACATGCGCGCCGAACTCGCCGCGCTCAAAGGCGCCGGGATCTGGCTGTCGCTGAGCATGACCGCACTGTTTGCCGCCTCCATGTTCACCCTTTTTACCTATGTCGCGCCGCTGCTGGGCGATGTCACCGGCGTGTCGCCCAAGGGCGTGACTTGGACCCTGCTGCTGATCGGCCTGGGCCTCACTGTGGGCAACATCATTGGCGGCAAGCTGGCGGACAAGCGCCTGGCCGCCACGCTGATCGGCGTGTTCATCAGCATGGCAGTGGTTTCCACGGCGCTGAGCTGGACCAGCGTCGCGCTGATCCCGACCGAAATCACCTTGTTCCTGTGGGCCACCGCCTCATTTGCCGCCGTGCCTGCGCTGCAGATCAACGTGGTGACCTTCGGCAAGGCCGCGCCGAACCTGGTGTCGACCCTCAACATCGGCGCCTTCAACATCGGCAACGCCCTCGGCGCCTGGGTCGGCGGCAGTGTGATCGCCCACGGTTTCGGCCTGGCCCGCGTGCCGTTGGCCGCGGCGGCCCTGGCGATCCTGGCGCTGGTGGTGACCTTGATTACCTTCCGTCAGAGCGGCAATGCCGACCTGGCCCCCGTGACTAACTGA